The proteins below come from a single Malus domestica chromosome 03, GDT2T_hap1 genomic window:
- the LOC114824223 gene encoding uncharacterized protein has product MGSLTNSYKSLCSFIDKAAKKLETTKTNSSFAAKITKKSKTKKIGRIENKLKEFSGDLSLFKFKSSVVIALVLFIVLGLLSSMFEGKIVAKLPFKPFGLVMKITRRGLLIGAYLCDLVGLFLCIYVVFP; this is encoded by the coding sequence ATGGGTTCCCTTACCAACTCCTACAAGTCCCTCTGCTCCTTCATCGATAAAGCCGCTAAGAAGCTCGAGACCACGAAGACTAACTCCTCATTTGCCGCCAAAATTACCAAAAAGTCCAAGACCAAGAAGATCGGCCGCATCGAGAACAAGCTTAAGGAATTCAGCGGCGATTTGTCGCTCTTCAAGTTCAAGTCTAGTGTCGTCATTGCCCTCGTCCTCTTCATCGTCTTAGGGCTACTTAGCTCGATGTTCGAGGGAAAGATAGTGGCAAAATTACCCTTCAAGCCCTTTGGGTTGGTGATGAAGATAACCCGCAGAGGgctgctgataggagcatatttatgcgacttagttggcttgttcttgtgcatttatgtcgtgtttccttag
- the LOC114824224 gene encoding SWI/SNF complex subunit SWI3B-like: MEIQRPLLTYHCARATQRATYGPKTSSDTPSKPPPTPLPIPANPKTPTTAAPHHPQLHPTSDADVIHVLSYSSWFSPYYIHHCEVRFLPEFFDSRSPSKNPSLYEYYRNTIITESRAVNPSLKLTFTEPPKSLVGDIGSVRRVFDFLEAWGLINYVPSALNKPLMWEDSSKAADASSNEGGESLAGGAKESPKKRTCNGYKFICSIASTMEI; the protein is encoded by the exons atggagatacagcgacccttgctcacttatcactgtgctcgggccacacagcgcgccacttacgg GCCCAAGACCTCTTCCGACACCCCATCCAAACCCCCACCCACTCCTCTTCCGATCCCCGCCAATCCTAAGACTCCGACCACCGCCGCTCCCCACCATCCTCAACTGCATCCCACCTCCGACGCCGACGTCATCCACGTCCTTAGCTATTCTAGCTGGTTCTCGCCTTACTACATCCACCACTGCGAGGTCCGATTCCTCCCCGAGTTCTTCGATTCTCGATCCCCTTCGAAAAACCCTAGCCTCTACGAGTACTACCGCAACACCATCATCACCGAATCCAGGGCCGTTAACCCATCTCTGAAGCTCACCTTCACGGAGCCCCCCAAGTCTCTAGTTGGCGACATCGGTTCCGTTCGGAGGGTTTTTGATTTCCTCGAGGCGTGGGGTTTGATCAATTACGTTCCTTCCGCACTCAACAAACCCCTCATGTGGGAGGACAGCAGCAAGGCCGCCGATGCTTCTTCTAATGAAGGCGGTGAATCCCTTGCCGGCGGTGCTAAGGAGAGCCCCAAGAAGAGGACCTGCAATGGCTACAAGTTTATTTGCAGCATTGCCTCAACTATGGAGATTTGA